A single Anopheles maculipalpis chromosome 3RL, idAnoMacuDA_375_x, whole genome shotgun sequence DNA region contains:
- the LOC126564037 gene encoding nuclear hormone receptor FTZ-F1 beta, translated as MRIMTSTEVNGGGGTPTATRGGNVSVTTINCDDGGTGGTTLDVSSGGVVAAIKHNNNNNSISNNNNNTTSSNSVNNNTSTTTTTSSSTGGSPGGIFGNVSGGIRITVPKMEESDESDTELSNIEKTAAAALTNGVNMREERSASKSLPRPMSWEGELSEPEEPMLVDNENSSSSSTGGSNKHGIAPIDPSPIAMIVPKREEDLDNDVPTSGPGITEPLALTASSSSSSSSSSTGGYNLSSHGSSQSGGTIRNPHSSSNTGSSSSSNSPLPNRLMIKPEAGLPLINPGLAYNVSGFGNSSNIPTSSAAGTSSSGGLKKAGLPDVINLKYELPPGGDPSGGSALPPSAIHSPLLVRSKTTLLPANPSPDSAIHSVYTHSSPSQSPLTSRHAPYTPSLSRNNSDASHSSCYSYSSEFSPTHSPIQGRHNIFAGGGGGGGGGGGGGGSASFNGSPLHHSVLYKPMLDSEQQQQQALKQLAAAAAAAAQEEPLYDGEHLPSPGISRQQLINSPCPICGDKISGFHYGIFSCESCKGFFKRTVQNRKNYVCLRGAACPVTIATRKKCPACRFEKCLQKGMKLEAIREDRTRGGRSTYQCSYTLPGPLVNAGGGMQAGDSPGAGSFQYGGTVRSPYVGGGSGLGGVGGQQMKMEPPDGGMMMVGSGSIGGGGMNGIGNGPGSEGGSSSSGANHMQPGIPVLLQEIMDVEPLWQYNAQELARLNQPPTNVSSTTIANNPILSSAGISSDSSPDLIANLCNIADHRLYKIVKWCKSLPLFKHISIDDQICLLINSWCELLLFSCCYRSISTPGEIKISQGKSITLDQVKNSGLQTCIERMLNLTDHLRRLRVDRYEYVAMKVIVLLSSDTSELKESEKVRTSQEKALQALQAYTLAHYPKSPAKFGELLLRIPELQRTCQVGKEMLTIKPKDGEEPSFNLLMELLRGEH; from the exons ATGAGAATAATGACATCGACAGAGGTAAACGGAGGCGGTGGCACGCCCACGGCCACACGCGGCGGAAACGTGTCCGTGACGACGATCAACTGTGACGATGGTGGTACGGGCGGCACAACGTTGGACGTTAGCAGCGGCGGTGTAGTGGCCGCGATCAagcacaacaataacaacaacagcatcagtaataacaacaacaacacgacTAGTAGTAATAGTGTGAATAATAACACTagcactactactaccacgaGCAGCAGCACTGGTGGTAGCCCTGGTGGCATCTTTGGAAACGTGAGCGGTGGAATACGCATCACCGTGCCGAAGATGGAAGAGTCGGACGAGTCCGATACGGAGCTGTCGAACATCGAGAAGACGGCGGCAGCAGCACTGACGAACGGGGTGAATATGCGCGAGGAACGCAGCGCCAGTAAGAGCCTTCCCCGACCGATGTCCTGGGAGGGCGAACTTTCGGAGCCGGAGGAACCGATGCTGGTGGACAATGAGAATTCTAGCTCCAGCTCGACTGGTGGCAGTAACAAGCACGGGATAGCACCGATCGATCCTTCCCCGATCGCGATGATTGTACCGAAGCGTGAGGAAGATCTGGACAACGATGTACCTACATCCGGGCCGGGTATTACGGAACCGCTGGCACTTACCGCttccagtagtagtagcagcagtagcagtagtaccGGCGGATATAACCTTTCCTCCCATGGAAGTAGTCAGAGTGGTGGTACGATTCGGAATCCTCACAGTAGCAGCAATACCGGTAGTAGTAGCTCCAGTAACTCCCCATTGCCGAATCGGCTTATGATCAAACCGGAAGCGGGGCTTCCACTGATCAACCCCGGGCTAGCGTATAACGTGTCCGGTTTCGGGAACTCCTCCAACATTCCAACGTCTTCAGCGGCAGGTACGTCGTCATCCGGTGGGCTGAAGAAGGCCGGACTTCCGGATGTGATAAATCTTAAGTACGAGCTACCCCCCGGTGGTGATCCAAGCGGTGGTAGTGCATTGCCACCGAGTGCGATCCACTCACCGTTGTTGGTCCGGTCGAAGACGACACTGCTGCCCGCGAATCCCAGTCCCGACTCAGCCATCCACTCGGTGTACACGCACAGTTCGCCAAGCCAATCGCCACTCACATCCCGCCATGCACCGTACACGCCATCGCTCAGCCGGAACAACAGTGATGCGTCCCACAGTAGCTGCTACTCGTACAGTTCGGAGTTTAGTCCGACCCATTCACCGATCCAGGGTCGGCACAATATCTTTgccggtggaggtggtggtggtggaggtggcggtggaggaggaggtagTGCATCCTTCAATGGATCGCCGTTGCATCACTCAGTATTATACAAACCGATGCTGGAtagcgagcagcagcaacaacaagccCTGAAGCAGCTGGCTGCAGCGGCGGCGGCAGCGGCCCAAGAAGAACCGCTGTACGATGGGGAACATTTACCTTCGCCCGGGATATCTCGGCAGCAGCTTATCAACAG TCCATGTCCGATCTGTGGCGATAAGATATCCGGCTTCCATTATGGCATTTTCTCGTGTGAGTCGTGCAAGGGCTTCTTCAAGCGTACGGTCCAGAACCGTAAGAACTACGTGTGCCTTAGGGGGGCGGCCTGTCCGGTGACGATAGCGACACGCAAAAAGTGTCCCGCCTGCCGGTTCGAGAAGTGCCTTCAGAAGGGGATGAAGTTGGAAG CTATACGGGAGGATCGAACACGTGGAGGACGCTCAACGTACCAGTGCTCGTACACCTTGCCGGGACCGTTGGTAAACGCGGGCGGTGGAATGCAAGCAGGTGACTCACCAGGAGCGGGATCATTCCAGTACGGTGGTACGGTACGATCACCGTACGTTGGAGGAGGTTCTGGTCTTGGTGGTGTTGGAGGACAACAGATGAAGATGGAACCACCGGACGGTGGTATGATGATGGTTGGATCGGGATCCATCGGTGGTGGAGGTATGAATGGAATAGGCAATGGACCCGGTTCTGAAGGTGGTAGTAGCTCCAGTGGAGCTAATCACATGCAACCAGGCATTCCAGTTCTGTTACAG GAAATTATGGACGTTGAGCCACTGTGGCAGTATAATGCACAGGAGCTTGCCCGACTCAACCAACCTCCAACGAACGTAAGCAGCACAACGATCGCCAACAATCCGATCCTGTCGAGTGCAGGGATCTCGTCCGATAGTAGTCCCGATCTGATCGCTAACCTCTGTAACATTGCCGACCACCGACTGTACAAGATCGTCAAGTGGTGCAAAAGTCTACCACTCTTCAAGCACATTTCC ATCGACGATCAGATCTGTCTCTTAATAAACTCTTGGTGTGAGCTGTTACTGTTTTCGTGCTGCTACCGTTCAATCTCGACACCGGGCGAGATTAAGATTTCCCAGGGCAAATCGATCACGTTGGATCAGGTGAAGAATAGTGGTTTGCAG ACGTGTATTGAGCGAATGTTAAATCTAACCGACCATCTGCGACGATTGCGCGTCGATCGGTACGAGTACGTGGCGATGAAGGTGATCGTATTGCTCTCTTCGGACACATCCGAACTGAAGGAATCGGAAAAGGTGCGGACGAGCCAGGAAAAGGCGCTCCAAGCGTTGCAAGCCTACACACTGGCCCACTATCCCAAATCGCCTGCCAAGTTTGGGGAGTTGCTGCTGCGTATTCCCGAGCTACAGCGCACCTGTCAG GTCGGCAAGGAAATGCTCACAATCAAGCCGAAAGATGGCGAAGAGCCATCGTTTAACCTGCTAATGGAACTGCTCCGTGGCGAGCACTGA
- the LOC126565044 gene encoding general odorant-binding protein 45-like, which produces MYSKRINVGLVGLVWLACVMLGVEAISTSNCTVTSFDEALQECATQFGIPQERLEKEYKLLLYPADRDSMCLVRCIGVLLRFWNDTTGLRESTIRQYYQPAPEDHCYQNRTQMCLDALEPTVTDVCERAHRSFLCYHQQYGYLKREDRYIPKTALEMKQIQQDCLDVFGLSPRRLDQYQEGHFPDDPETQCFVRCVGLRTGLYSDRDGPNVERLYIQCDSCADEAVFRERANECIAAQRRHKLSKCTAAYRTLYQCFRDDQLDLYASITTAAVPTAGGYKSTTTTKKPPKVIPALSARETEERQYHLVPSQFEIILKSLYNRNY; this is translated from the coding sequence ATGTACTCCAAACGTATCAACGTCGGTTTGGTTGGGTTGGTGTGGCTAGCCTGTGTGATGCTGGGTGTTGAAGCGATCTCAACATCCAATTGCACCGTCACAAGCTTTGACGAAGCCTTGCAGGAATGTGCCACCCAGTTCGGTATACCACAGGAACGACTCGAGAAGGAGTACAAGCTGCTGCTCTATCCAGCCGATCGGGACAGTATGTGTTTGGTGAGGTGTATAGGCGTTCTGTTGCGCTTTTGGAATGATACGACCGGACTGCGGGAGTCCACGATCCGCCAGTACTATCAACCTGCGCCGGAAGATCATTGCTACCAGAACCGGACTCAGATGTGTTTGGATGCATTGGAACCCACGGTTACTGATGTCTGCGAACGAGCACATCGATCGTTCCTCTGCTATCATCAGCAGTACGGCTATCTGAAGCGTGAGGATCGCTACATTCCCAAAACAGCGCTGGAGATGAAACAAATCCAGCAGGATTGTTTGGATGTGTTTGGACTATCGCCGAGACGGCTGGACCAGTATCAGGAGGGACATTTTCCGGATGATCCTGAAACGCAATGTTTTGTACGGTGCGTCGGACTAAGGACGGGACTCTACAGCGATCGGGACGGGCCGAATGTGGAACGGTTGTATATACAGTGTGACTCGTGTGCTGATGAGGCCGTGTTTCGGGAGCGTGCCAACGAGTGTATTGCAGCACAGCGAAGACACAAGTTGAGCAAATGTACGGCAGCTTACAGGACACTTTATCAATGTTTCCGAGACGATCAGCTTGATCTGTACGCAAGCATTACGACTGCTGCGGTCCCTACTGCCGGGGGTTATAAAAGTACGACTACAACCAAAAAACCTCCGAAGGTGATACCGGCACTTTCGGCAAGGGAAACTGAAGAGCGACAGTATCATTTGGTGCCGTCACAGTTTGAGATCATTCTCAAGAGTCTTTACAATAGAAATtattaa